The proteins below are encoded in one region of Metabacillus dongyingensis:
- a CDS encoding Rrf2 family transcriptional regulator: MSISSRFAVGIHILALIELNKEGITSSEFLASSVNTNSAVIRKLMGMLKNAGLIEVKPGVAGAKLSKELYDITLFDVYKAVNVVQEKELFSIHENPNPKCPVGRNIQNTIEPLFTSAQLAMEKMLRSVTLEDVVKDIATNENN, from the coding sequence ATGTCCATCAGCAGCAGATTCGCTGTCGGCATTCATATATTAGCTTTAATTGAATTAAATAAAGAAGGGATAACGTCTTCTGAATTTTTAGCATCCAGTGTGAACACAAACTCAGCAGTGATCAGAAAACTCATGGGAATGTTAAAAAATGCTGGTTTAATAGAGGTAAAACCAGGTGTTGCAGGGGCTAAACTCTCAAAAGAATTATATGATATTACACTGTTTGACGTTTATAAAGCAGTGAATGTAGTACAAGAAAAAGAACTATTTAGCATCCATGAAAACCCAAATCCAAAATGTCCTGTAGGTAGGAACATCCAGAATACAATCGAACCATTGTTCACATCAGCTCAGTTAGCTATGGAGAAGATGTTGAGGAGCGTAACACTAGAGGATGTTGTGAAGGATATTGCTACGAATGAGAATAACTAG
- a CDS encoding Gfo/Idh/MocA family protein: MKKLNVGMIGGGFMGKAHALAYAGMPMFFWPAPAVPHRHTLVDVTDEIAKEAAAKLGFDNFSSNWREVVENPEIDIIDIVTPNNSHAEIAIAAAKAGKHVICEKPLARDAAETKTMLDAVEAAGVKHMVAFNYRRTPAVALAKKYIEEGRIGNILNFRGTYLQDWSADPNSPLSWRFQKEIAGSGALGDIGTHVIDFARYLVGEITDVNAVSKTWIPERPVQSGGADKLGTVKSAGDVPKGKVDVDDEITTLVKFENGAVGSIEATRNAWGRNNFLTFEIHGDKGSIYFNYERRDELQVCFSDDPGDAKGFRTVYTGPAHPYGEGLWPIPALGIGYGETKIIEAHDFIKSIVDDTTVSPNFDDGYRIAVISDAILESAEKGQWVNLEKSPVKTN, translated from the coding sequence ATGAAAAAATTAAACGTAGGAATGATTGGTGGAGGATTTATGGGAAAGGCACATGCTCTTGCTTACGCAGGAATGCCAATGTTTTTTTGGCCGGCACCTGCTGTCCCACATCGTCACACACTTGTTGACGTGACAGATGAAATTGCAAAAGAAGCAGCAGCAAAATTAGGTTTTGATAACTTTTCATCTAACTGGAGAGAGGTAGTAGAAAATCCAGAGATCGACATTATTGATATAGTGACACCAAATAATTCACATGCTGAAATTGCCATTGCTGCAGCAAAAGCTGGTAAACATGTAATCTGTGAAAAACCCTTAGCTAGAGATGCTGCCGAAACAAAAACAATGTTAGATGCAGTAGAAGCGGCAGGTGTAAAGCATATGGTTGCTTTTAACTACAGAAGAACACCAGCTGTTGCACTTGCGAAAAAATATATTGAAGAAGGTAGAATCGGAAATATTTTAAACTTCCGTGGAACTTATCTTCAAGATTGGTCTGCAGATCCTAACTCACCATTATCATGGCGCTTCCAAAAGGAAATTGCCGGATCAGGTGCATTAGGTGACATTGGTACACATGTTATTGATTTTGCCCGCTACTTAGTTGGAGAAATCACAGATGTCAATGCCGTATCAAAAACGTGGATCCCAGAAAGACCAGTTCAATCAGGAGGCGCAGACAAATTAGGAACTGTAAAAAGTGCAGGAGATGTTCCTAAAGGTAAAGTAGACGTAGATGATGAAATCACAACATTAGTCAAATTTGAAAATGGTGCAGTTGGAAGCATAGAAGCAACTCGTAATGCATGGGGACGCAATAACTTCCTAACATTTGAAATTCACGGGGATAAGGGCTCAATCTATTTTAACTATGAGCGTCGTGATGAGCTTCAAGTATGCTTCTCAGACGATCCAGGAGATGCAAAAGGCTTCAGAACCGTTTACACTGGACCAGCTCATCCATACGGTGAGGGCTTATGGCCAATTCCTGCGTTAGGGATTGGTTACGGTGAAACAAAGATTATTGAAGCGCATGACTTTATTAAATCAATAGTGGATGATACAACCGTTTCTCCTAACTTTGACGATGGGTATCGAATTGCAGTTATTAGTGATGCGATTCTTGAATCAGCTGAAAAAGGTCAGTGGGTGAATCTTGAAAAATCGCCTGTAAAAACAAATTAA